A single genomic interval of Lacrimispora sphenoides JCM 1415 harbors:
- a CDS encoding MarR family winged helix-turn-helix transcriptional regulator, whose product MKGINVDTYGTLNEVLVRLFRDIMDIEQQAIITQEFTNITNNDMHVIEAIGIGEPKNMSAIARELSVTVGTLTIAMNSLVKKGYVTRQRGKEDRRVVYISLSEKGKEAYEHHARFHQEMIAGIVAGLSENEIEVLIKALTKLNQWFRSL is encoded by the coding sequence GTGAAGGGGATAAACGTGGATACTTACGGGACTCTTAACGAAGTTTTGGTAAGACTGTTTCGAGATATTATGGATATAGAGCAACAGGCTATCATTACACAGGAATTTACCAATATTACAAATAATGATATGCATGTGATCGAGGCCATTGGCATTGGAGAACCCAAAAACATGTCGGCCATAGCCAGGGAATTGTCTGTTACGGTCGGTACGTTGACCATAGCCATGAACAGTCTTGTAAAGAAGGGGTATGTGACCCGTCAGAGAGGAAAAGAGGACCGGCGTGTTGTATACATCTCTCTTTCAGAAAAAGGGAAAGAAGCCTATGAACACCATGCCAGATTTCATCAGGAGATGATCGCCGGCATAGTTGCAGGTTTAAGTGAGAATGAAATAGAAGTTTTGATCAAAGCTCTGACCAAGTTAAATCAATGGTTTCGGAGCCTTTAA
- a CDS encoding GerMN domain-containing protein: MKKFIVFLMSAMMMMSLVACAPTQPKVETTAPDPQVMASTGGASDKVPDPNAEPMEIISVYSKNDDSTGLNQAMDAVSELTADAMVDKLIEYSVLEDGTKVLQFDKKDDGTATLDLSQMPEKGTTEDLLTLTAVGNTFIENFELDKLKILVNGKNYSNDQIKQGDSDYLEYVKNYKKIK; encoded by the coding sequence ATGAAAAAATTCATCGTATTTTTAATGAGCGCTATGATGATGATGTCCCTGGTAGCATGTGCACCAACACAGCCTAAGGTGGAGACCACAGCGCCTGACCCTCAGGTAATGGCTTCAACGGGAGGCGCCAGTGATAAAGTTCCTGATCCTAACGCAGAACCAATGGAGATCATCTCCGTATACAGTAAGAATGATGACTCCACCGGTTTAAATCAGGCGATGGATGCGGTATCTGAGCTGACAGCAGACGCTATGGTGGACAAGCTGATAGAATACAGCGTATTAGAGGATGGTACAAAGGTTCTGCAGTTTGATAAGAAAGATGATGGAACGGCCACTCTTGATTTATCCCAGATGCCGGAAAAAGGTACAACAGAAGATTTACTTACCCTGACAGCGGTTGGCAATACCTTTATTGAAAATTTTGAATTGGACAAATTAAAAATTCTTGTTAATGGTAAGAATTATTCCAATGATCAGATCAAGCAGGGAGATAGTGATTACCTGGAATACGTTAAGAATTATAAGAAAATAAAATAA
- a CDS encoding DUF885 domain-containing protein, with the protein MKNIILKQGRRFLSFILAVSLLCACAPPDKTPATPSGAGYEQFHAKDLSAQNKFDQFTNDLFREEISDSGISFHFSIADPASRGFDTVPLTLGEFSLDKMKQGSNDLRELKRKLEGFNPRQLSDEQRLTWQILRSYINTELESDGLELYAQPLTTTIGIQAQLPILFSEYAFYTRDDVDHYLALLSTIDDYYGQIMEFEKKKSEAGLFMSDAAADHVLKSCEAYLIQPDHSFLADTFNTRVDALTDLTDEEKASYKEKNLKVLEEHFIPAYKNLINGITALMGTGTNDKGLSYYPKGKEYFEYLVKSNTGTSYDSIRSLTKAIEKQLNTDIQAIGAITKEHPEVLDHLDNYSFHYTKPEDILDSLKSQILTDFPELPPCSYTVKYVPSSLEASLSPAFYLVPPLDRYEDNVIYINGNPRFQNDDLYTTLAHEGYPGHLYQNVYFLSRKPNDLRSILSFPSYSEGWATYVEFYSYTMDNGLPPGLGELLAHNTAVTLGIYAYLDICINYEGWDKEQTAKYLGTFYNIEKTDIVDSIYTSLIENPTNYMEYYVGYMEIMEMLGTAKRILKDDFNLKDFHAFMLDVGPAPFSVIQPAFRTWLSKQLRSQ; encoded by the coding sequence ATGAAAAACATCATTTTGAAACAGGGCCGCCGTTTTTTATCTTTCATCCTGGCTGTTTCCCTGCTTTGTGCTTGTGCACCCCCCGATAAAACTCCTGCCACACCTTCAGGGGCCGGGTATGAACAATTCCATGCTAAAGATTTGTCCGCACAAAACAAGTTTGATCAATTTACAAATGACTTGTTTCGTGAGGAAATCAGCGATTCCGGAATCAGTTTTCACTTTAGTATCGCAGATCCTGCTTCCCGGGGGTTTGATACAGTTCCTTTGACCTTGGGGGAATTTTCTCTGGATAAAATGAAACAGGGATCGAATGATCTTAGGGAGTTAAAAAGAAAGCTTGAAGGCTTTAACCCCCGCCAGCTATCCGACGAGCAGCGGCTTACCTGGCAGATTCTCCGTTCTTACATAAATACAGAATTAGAATCTGACGGTCTGGAGCTTTACGCCCAGCCTTTAACAACCACCATAGGAATCCAGGCACAGCTTCCCATCTTGTTTTCAGAATACGCCTTTTATACCCGGGATGATGTGGACCATTATCTTGCGTTGCTTTCTACCATTGATGATTATTATGGACAGATTATGGAGTTTGAAAAGAAAAAATCAGAAGCCGGCCTGTTTATGTCTGACGCTGCCGCAGATCATGTATTAAAATCCTGTGAGGCATATCTAATCCAGCCTGACCACAGCTTCCTTGCCGACACATTCAACACCCGGGTGGATGCCCTTACGGACCTAACCGATGAAGAGAAAGCTTCTTATAAAGAGAAGAATTTAAAAGTCCTGGAAGAACATTTCATACCTGCTTATAAAAATCTAATAAATGGTATCACCGCACTTATGGGGACCGGGACCAATGATAAAGGCTTATCCTACTATCCAAAGGGTAAAGAATATTTTGAATACCTGGTCAAATCCAACACCGGAACCTCTTATGATTCCATTCGAAGCCTGACAAAGGCAATCGAAAAACAGTTAAACACCGATATCCAGGCCATAGGAGCGATCACAAAGGAACATCCCGAAGTGCTGGACCACCTTGACAACTATTCCTTCCATTATACCAAGCCGGAAGATATCCTGGATTCTCTAAAATCCCAGATATTAACAGATTTTCCTGAGCTTCCGCCCTGCAGCTATACCGTAAAATACGTTCCAAGTTCTCTGGAGGCATCTTTAAGCCCTGCCTTCTACTTAGTTCCTCCTCTGGACCGTTATGAGGATAATGTCATTTACATCAACGGCAACCCGCGGTTTCAAAATGATGATCTTTACACCACCCTGGCTCATGAAGGTTATCCCGGGCATTTATATCAGAACGTATATTTTTTAAGTAGGAAACCAAACGACTTAAGAAGCATCCTCTCCTTCCCCAGCTATTCGGAAGGCTGGGCCACCTATGTGGAGTTTTACTCCTACACCATGGATAACGGGCTGCCTCCCGGGCTTGGAGAGCTTCTGGCACATAACACTGCTGTTACCTTGGGCATCTATGCCTATCTGGATATCTGCATCAATTATGAGGGCTGGGATAAAGAACAGACAGCCAAATATCTTGGTACGTTTTATAATATTGAGAAAACAGATATTGTAGATTCCATTTACACCAGCCTGATCGAAAATCCCACCAATTACATGGAATACTACGTGGGGTATATGGAGATTATGGAAATGCTGGGCACAGCCAAAAGGATCTTAAAGGATGATTTTAATTTAAAGGATTTCCACGCTTTTATGCTTGATGTAGGTCCTGCTCCGTTTTCAGTTATACAGCCTGCGTTCCGCACCTGGCTGTCCAAACAGTTAAGAAGCCAATAA